A region of the Stieleria neptunia genome:
AGGGCCAGACGTTGATTCGCAGTGTCAACGAATCCGCCCGCACCGACCGCTGTGGCGTCACGAACGGTTTGCAAAATCGCATCGAGCGTCAAGTTGTTCGCCCGCAGCCGATCGGGATCGACGACGACTTGAAGTTGCGGTTCTTTCTCACCCCAAACGGCAACGTTGGCCACGCCGGGAATCGACATCAATCGAGGCCGGATCGTCCACTTGGTCAGGACCGTCATGTCCATTTGCGATTGCGTATCCGACCATAACCCAATCTTCAAACAGCGGCTAAGTGACGAAAGCGGCGGCAGAATCACGGGCGGCCGAGCTACCATCGGCAAAGTCGGTGCGGCCAGCGCCAGTCGCTCTTGCACCAACTGTCGAGCGGTCAACAAATCCGTACCCGGATCAAAAATCAATCGTACGCTCGATAAACCCAGCACGGATTTCGAGCGAACGGTTTGCACAAACGGAATGCCGTTGACTGCGTTTTCGATCGGCACCGTGATCAGACTTTCGACATCTTCGGTCGCGATGCCGGGAGCCTCCGTTTGAATCTCGACCAGTGGCGGCGCGAACTCGGGGAATACGTCCAGCGGCACCGAATCGGACGTGCGAACACCGACGATGATCAGTGCGATCGCAAGAACAATCACGAGCAGTCGGAACTGAAGTGAGGTTGTGATCAGCCAGTTCATTTGCCGGCCCCGAACTCTGTACCAAACAATTCCGCCGCACCGTCGACGACAACTTGCGTTCCAACGGCAGGACCGCTGGCCAAAACCGCTTCGTTTCCGTCTACAAAACGAACGCTGACGCGATTGCGTGTGTATTGCCGCTCGCCGGTCATCGCGTAAACCCAACCGCCGCCGTAGATGTCAAACAGGATCGCGGCATTGGGAACGACCAGCGACAATTTGCTCATTGACGTCGGTAGCTCGACGCCGATTCTTTGACCTGGACGTAGACCAAGGTTCGCGTTGTCGACCGTGTAGTACAGATCAGCCGACGACGACATCGCGTCGGCTGTTGGAGGAGCCGCGATGGGTGTCGCCATGACGTCCTGTGAAAGCGCTTGTCCAGACAGCGAAACCAACTTCGCCGGTTCGTCCTGTTGAACCTCCGCGAGCATGTCGACGAACACGGGGACGCGAATCCAAATCGTGTCCAGATTGACAACTTCAAACAGCACAGCGCCGCTGGCCACCGTCTGGCCTTCGCTGACTTCGATGCGATTGACGAGGCCGCCAATCGGCGTGGTCATAGGCAGCGGAGTCGCCTCGCCGTCCGACGATTCGACGTTCAGCATCTTTAGCAATTCGGCGAGCTGTTGTTCACGTTCCTGAGCTGCGGCCAGCGTTGACTTGGCGATATTTAAAGCCGCTTCGGCATCATCCACGGCTCGTCGAGCACCGGCGCGATCGGCGAACAACTTTTTCGCTCGGTCGAAAGCGATCTGAGCACCCTCGACCTCGGCCTTACCTCGATCAACGTCGCCGACGGCAACCGTTTGTGCCGCCATCAAGTTCGCTCGCGCGCCGACCAATTGCACTTGTTCGGCCGGTGTCATCACATCTCGCTCCGCCGACAACAGAGGTTTGATCGAGAGCAACGGCTGATTGGGACGGACCTGAGTTCCCGGCCTCGGCAGTGCGGTTTGATCAACTCGCGTGATAATGCCCGCCAGCGGAGCAGCCAAGACGATCGTTTTGCCCGACGGAATGACCGCTTGGCCCCCCAATGTCCTTCGTCGTGCGACTTCCCGCTCTGCCACCGCTGCGGTGGTGATGCCGAGTCGTCGGTTTGCGTCTTCGGTCAGCGTGATGGTTGCCAAGTCGGTTTCGACGGGCAACTTTTCGACCTTCGCCGGTTTGACCGATTCAGGCTTGGTCTTGTCTGCCTTGTGGCAGCCCGGTGAAAAACCGACACAAATCGCGAGCGTCGCGAAGATGAGAATTTGATGAGAATGTTTCATGAACAAACGTTTGCTGGGATTACCGCGGCTAACTTTCGTTGATCAGACTCGCAGCTTTCGGTTTTACTAATAGTATAGTTGCCGAGTGCGGGTGCGATAGGTGGGCAAATTTAGAGATTTCCGTCGAGTTGAAGTAGGTCCGCAAGATTGTTCGATTCTTGTTCTGCATCCGTATCCTTTGGTTCAGATTTATCCGGCTCGTCTCCTTCGTCCGTTGACATGTCCAAATCGGCTTCCTGGTTCGTTTCTTGCTCTGGCATCGCAAGCGGCACGTCGATCACTTCCATGAACGTTTCGTAGTCCACCAAGCCGGCTTCCAAATGGCATCCAACGGCTCGTTCCAATTCGGCAAGTGCCCGCGAATAAGCGGCTTTCTGATCCAAGATACGAGCCTTCGCGTCGAGGTATTGCGTCGTCGTTTGCAGCACCAACAGGTAATCGGTTCCCCCGTCGGCAAAACCCTTTCGCGAAATGTCCAGCGACTCGACCAAAGCCGGCGCGACCTCTTGCTCCAACACTCGCAAGTTATCCGACGCTTGTCGCAACGTCCGAATCGAAGTGCGAACGTCGGCGACAATCTGATCCGCGATCGCGTCACGCTGGTGCATCGCCGCGTTGATCTCCCAATCCGCTCGGATCACACCGCCCTCGTTGCGGTTGAAAATTGGAACATCCAACCTCAACCCACCTCCAGTGCGTCCGCCAGGATCGCTGCGAACGTCCAACACGCCATCCATCCGCAGGAACAGCCAACGCGACAATCGCGAACGCTGCGAAGCCGCCGCGACCGCCCACTTCGCGGCGTTGTAATCCGGCCGGCAAGCGAGTGCTTGGTCGATCAACTGTTGTTCGTCCAGCGTCGGCAATTCCGGCGACTGCAACGGTAACGGAACCAACGGAGTCGGCAACCGAGTCAATCCGATCAATGTCGCCAGCCGAGCTTCGGCAATCGCTACGGTTTGATCCTGTACGCCGGCCGCTGCTTTCGCGTTCAAACGATCCACCTTGGCGGTGATCGTTTCCAATTCACTTATGTCGCCGTCTTCCAAACGCTTCTCGGTAACGTCAAACACTTCACCGCGAATTCCGAGGGCTTCCTGTGCGAGCTGAGCCTGCTGAGTCGCCACGGCCAGATCCGCGTAGGCAACGCGTACATTACGAGCCAAGTCGAGTCCGTTCTGCACCAACGTTTCACCGATCCGTCGGTACTCGCGATTGGCGACCTTCACCCGAGTCGGCCGCAACAGGTACGACTCAATCGGCGCGAACAACGTATACTGTCCTTCCTTGGCACCGGTCGGAAAGTAGACAAGAAATTGTGGGTTCATCAGCAGGTTTGCTTGCACCGCATCGCCATGTGCCATTCCCAACTGAGCCAACGTCGCTTGAAACGCCGAATTGTTCGACAACGCGATCAACACCGCTTCGTCTTCGCTCAAGCCGTCTTCCAATACCACGCCCGGCGGAATCACCTGCTGGCACGGCGGCGTCTTCTGCATCGTCACGCCAGTCCGACACGCCAATTCACGGGTCGGCAGCCTGGGATCACAACATGGCTGCGGCGATCTACAGCCAGCGACTCCAATCAATGCGAACAGAACAATCGCCAAGGATTGCCAAATCGGTGTTGTCGTTGCCTTAAAAACCATCCTTGGTTTCTCCCGTTATGAGGTCTGCGTTGCCATCGAATTAAC
Encoded here:
- a CDS encoding TolC family protein codes for the protein MQKTPPCQQVIPPGVVLEDGLSEDEAVLIALSNNSAFQATLAQLGMAHGDAVQANLLMNPQFLVYFPTGAKEGQYTLFAPIESYLLRPTRVKVANREYRRIGETLVQNGLDLARNVRVAYADLAVATQQAQLAQEALGIRGEVFDVTEKRLEDGDISELETITAKVDRLNAKAAAGVQDQTVAIAEARLATLIGLTRLPTPLVPLPLQSPELPTLDEQQLIDQALACRPDYNAAKWAVAAASQRSRLSRWLFLRMDGVLDVRSDPGGRTGGGLRLDVPIFNRNEGGVIRADWEINAAMHQRDAIADQIVADVRTSIRTLRQASDNLRVLEQEVAPALVESLDISRKGFADGGTDYLLVLQTTTQYLDAKARILDQKAAYSRALAELERAVGCHLEAGLVDYETFMEVIDVPLAMPEQETNQEADLDMSTDEGDEPDKSEPKDTDAEQESNNLADLLQLDGNL
- a CDS encoding efflux RND transporter periplasmic adaptor subunit, yielding MKHSHQILIFATLAICVGFSPGCHKADKTKPESVKPAKVEKLPVETDLATITLTEDANRRLGITTAAVAEREVARRRTLGGQAVIPSGKTIVLAAPLAGIITRVDQTALPRPGTQVRPNQPLLSIKPLLSAERDVMTPAEQVQLVGARANLMAAQTVAVGDVDRGKAEVEGAQIAFDRAKKLFADRAGARRAVDDAEAALNIAKSTLAAAQEREQQLAELLKMLNVESSDGEATPLPMTTPIGGLVNRIEVSEGQTVASGAVLFEVVNLDTIWIRVPVFVDMLAEVQQDEPAKLVSLSGQALSQDVMATPIAAPPTADAMSSSADLYYTVDNANLGLRPGQRIGVELPTSMSKLSLVVPNAAILFDIYGGGWVYAMTGERQYTRNRVSVRFVDGNEAVLASGPAVGTQVVVDGAAELFGTEFGAGK